The Penicillium oxalicum strain HP7-1 chromosome IV, whole genome shotgun sequence genome contains a region encoding:
- a CDS encoding putative translation initiation factor eIF-2B subunit delta, translated as MVDPVDTAQTHSPVPSSAQAQPTPTGDRASSQATKSLPIRESKGAKTPASADNPDGKKRDGSKLSASNADASSAAGGEKPLTPAELKKKAKAEKAARRAKEKLAKEGGAGAAGSPASGGPQGRPPATPKKDTSGASMGQKGQKAMQSRRGSAPTGHAGDEPVKKEDKSVAVFGHLYGQPRRTTIAGAGKEVHPAVLALGLQLRDYVVCGSSARCVATLLAFKRVIESYTTPLGTSLSRHLTTHLSHQITYLSTCRPLSITQGNAIRALKLAISSIDPSTPELSAKATLCEFIDNFIREKITVADQVIAASAAQKVQDGDVIVTFAGSSIVKQTLLSAHKEGKKFRVSIIDSRPLFEGKNMARALANAGLDVQYSLVHGISHAIKDATKVFLGAHAMTSNGRLYSRVGTALVAMSAKERAGGVEVPVIVCCETVKFTDRVALDSIVVNEIADADELVSAQPAQQLTGVTDPVAPSKPDNKKGGKSAANAPKPATSASDLDTSSSPLRNWKENSNLQLLNIMYDVTPAEYVDMVVTEMGSLPPSAVPIVHRMTE; from the exons GGATAATCCAGATGGAAAGAAACGTGATGGATCAAAACTTTCCGCCTCCAACGCTGATGCTTCGAGTGCTGCCGGCGGCGAAAAGCCGCTCACGCCCGCGGAGCTGaaaaagaaggccaaggcagAGAAAGCGGCTCGTCGTGCAAAGGAAAAGCTTGCCAAAGAGGGCGGGGCTGGTGCTGCAGGCAGCCCAGCCTCTGGAGGTCCTCAAGGTCGGCCGCCTGCCACGCCAAAGAAGGACACATCTGGAGCGAGTATGGGACAAAAGGGGCAGAAGGCGATGCAGTCTCGCCGTGGATCTGCCCCCACCGGCCACGCAGGTGACGAGCCGgtgaaaaaagaggacaAGAGCGTCGCGGTATTTGGACACCTCTATGGCCAACCGCGTCGGACAACTATTGCTGGCGCTGGTAAGGAAGTGCATCCTGCAGTATTGGCGCTCGGTCTACAGTTGCGGGATTATGTTGTGTGTGGCAGCAGTGCCCGCTGCGTGGCCACACTGTTGGCCTTTAAGAGG GTGATCGAATCATACACAACTCCCCTCGGAACCTCGCTGTCCCGCCACCTGACCACGCATCTCTCCCACCAAATCACATATCTTTCGACGTGTCGACCTCTTTCCATCACACAAGGTAATGCGATCCGGGCGCTAAAGCTTGCGATCTCTTCTATTGATCCATCGACTCCGGAATTGAGCGCCAAGGCCACCCTTTGCGAGTTCATCGACAATTTCATCCGCGAGAAAATTACTGTTGCCGATCAAGTCATTGCGGCAAGCGCCGCGCAGAAGGTTCAAGATGGCGATGTCATTGTTACCTTTGCGGGTAGCTCTATCGTCAAACAAACTCTGCTCTCTGCGCACAAGGAAGGGAAGAAGTTCCGGGTGTCAATCATCGACTCGCGGCCACTCTTCGAGGGAAAGAACATGGCTCGCGCACTCGCCAATGCAGGCTTGGATGTGCAGTATTCTCTTGTTCATGGCATCAGCCACGCCATCAAGGATGCCACCAAGGTTTTCCTCGGGGCTCATGCTATGACCAGTAATGGCCGACTATATTCTCGCGTGGGAACTGCGCTTGTTGCCATGTCTGCCAAGGAACGTGCCGGCGGTGTGGAAGTGCCTGTCATTGTGTGCTGTGAGACTGTGAAATTTACCGATCGTGTGGCCCTGGACAGCATTGTCGTGAATGAAATTGCCGACGCCGACGAGCTGGTGTCCGCTCAGCCAGCACAGCAGCTCACCGGCGTTACTGATCCAGTGGCCCCCTCCAAGCCCGACAACAAGAAAGGCGGCAAAAGCGCTGCCAATGCGCCAAAACCAGCCACTTCGGCCTCCGACCTCGACACATCGTCTTCTCCCCTGAggaattggaaagaaaaCTCCAACCTGCAACTTCTCAACATCATGTACGACGTCACGCCCGCCGAGTATGTCGACATGGTAGTCACCGAGATGGGAAGTTTACCACCAAGCGCTGTCCCGATTGTCCACCGAATGACCGAATGA
- a CDS encoding Phosphatidylinositol transfer protein PDR16, giving the protein MAVKDSTPDQGAGSSPNGAAPGIVQRPLTQPADGAKPQSPPNLTPDQQAKYETVLKTVSLWATVPIKAEKNAPTEPITDDERMWLTRECILRYLRASKWNIFEAETRLQKTLTWRREYGLDKLTSEYISIENETGKQVIMGYDIHARPCLYLLPSNQNTERSDRQIQHLVFMLERVIDLMGPDQETLALLVNFKETKSGENASVGQAKQTLDILQNHYPERLGRALVINVPFLIWGFFKLITPFIDPNTREKLKFNEDLREHVPASQLMKPVGGELEFKYDHSIYWPALNELAQQRRDAYRERWIQGGKQIGEYENFLKGVDIPSVSQDTNTSVTGATSSS; this is encoded by the exons ATGGCTGTCAAAGATTCTACGCCAGACCAGGGTGCTGGCTCCTCGCCGAATGGCGCTGCCCCTGGCATCGTTCAACGACCTCTCACCCAACCAGCCGACGGTGCCAAACCACAGTCGCCACCAAATTTGACTCCCGACCAACAGGCCAAGTATGAGACTGTATTGAAAACAGTTTCTTTGTGGGCCACTGTGCCAATCAAGGCTGAAAAAAATGCTCCCACTGAGCCAATCACGGATGATGAGCGCATGTGGTTAACGCGGGAATGCATCCTCCGATACCTGCGCGCCTCCAAATGGAACATCTTTGAGGCCGAGACTCGGCTTCAGAAAACCTTGACCTGGCGCCGGGAATACGGCTTGGACAAGCTGACTTCTGAGTATATCTCTATTGAGAACGAAACAGGCAAGCAGGTGATTATGGGATACGATATCCACGCCCGGCCTTGCTTGTATCTTTTGCCTTCCAACCAAAACACCGAAAGGAGTGATCGTCAGATCCAGCATTTGGTGTTCATGCTGGAGCGGGTGATTGATCTGATGGGACCCGATCAAGAGACTTTGGCCCTTCTGGTCAATTTCAAGGAGACCAAATCGGGTGAAAATGCCTCTGTGGGCCAGGCCAAGCAGACCCTGGACATCCTGCAGAACCACTATCCCGAGCGATTAGGCCGTGCCTTGGTGATCAATG TGCCCTTCCTTATCTGGGGTTTCTTCAAGTTGATCACACCGTTCATTGATCCCAACACTCGTGAAAAGCTCAAGTTCAATGAAGACCTGCGAGAACATGTTCCCGCAAGCCAGCTTATGAAGCCTGTCGGCGGTGAGCTCGAGTTCAAATATGACCACTCGATCTATTGGCCCGCGCTCAACGAGCTCGCCCAACAGCGACGCGATGCTTACCGGGAGCGATGGATTCAGGGTGGTAAGCAAATTGGAGAATATGAGAACTTTCTCAAGGGAGTCGACATCCCGAGTGTGTCTCAGGACACAAACACCTCGGTGACTGGCGCCACGTCTTCAAGTTAA
- a CDS encoding putative transporter, with amino-acid sequence MPRLSNHANRHAPEPQKKSHDDDQTPPSEYTSLLPKPLPDPEDVLQGDNIGFEDDSNPIRLRQLLTEFWTLTINSVPVIVAYTLQMSLQTATVVIIGHSSPMNLAVSAFSMMFALVTGWMIALGGTTALDTLASSTFTGSGNKHDLGILLQRAFLVLGMMYIPVAVLWVCSNSFFQALGQDPELSYQTSRFLTALVPGGLGYIYFETMKKYLQAQGKSPGTVHGIMRAGTYVLMITSPLNAGLCYCLCYNFNFGLMAGPIAAGISYWLSFFLLVLYARFIAGSECWGGWSRKAFENLGTFAKLAILGFFHVGTEWWAFEIVALVAGRLGTIPLAAQSVIMTADGILNTIPFGLGVATSSRLGNQLGLRNAKGASVTAHSSAVLSIIYGAVVLTVLMATRDHFAKIFNNDPRVVDLVAEIMPYVALFQIADGLNGSCGGSLRGMGRQHLGAAVNIVSYYCFALPLGIYLAFHGWGLKGLWVGQCIALYCAGSLEWLLVALTQWDSQVEIAFSRMDPSH; translated from the exons ATGCCTCGTTTGAGTAACCATGCCAATCGGCATGCGCCTGAACCTCAGAAGAAGTCTCACGACGATGACCAAACCCCGCCAAGTGAATACACGTCACTGCTGCCTAAGCCACTTCCAGACCCAGAGGATGTGCTGCAGGGAGACAACATTGGCTTTGAGGATGATAGTAATCCCATACGCCTGCGACAACTCCTGACCGAATTTTGGACACTCACCATCAACTCTGTCCCGGTGATCGTGGCCTACACTTTACAGATGAGCCTGCAGACAGCTACCGTCGTGATCATCGGGCATTCCTCACCGATGAATCTTGCGGTCAGCGCTTTCTCGATGATGTTCGCGCTCGTCACCGGGTGGATGATCGCTCTTGGTGGGACAACAGCGCTGGACACGCTCGCTTCCTCCACGTTCACGGGGAGCGGCAACAAACATGACCTGGGGATTCTGCTTCAACGGGCATTTCTCGTTCTGGGAATGATGTATATCCCCGTTGCTGTGCTGTGGGTGTGCTCCAATTCGTTTTTCCAAGCGCTCGGACAGGACCCAGAATTGTCGTATCAGACCTCTCGTTTTTTGACAGCACTGGTCCCGGGTGGTCTGGGGTACATTTATTTTGAGACGATGAAGAAATACTTGCAAGCACAGGGTAAGTCACCCGGTACTGTTCACG GAATCATGAGAGCCGGAACCTATGTTCTCATGATCACATCGCCACTTAATGCGGGCCTGTGTTATTGTCTGTGTTATAATTTCAATTTTGGATTGATGGCCGGTCCGATTGCCGCGGGAATCTCGTACTGGCTGTCGTTTTTCTTGTTAGTGTTGTACGCGCGCTTCATCGCTGGGTCTGAATGCTGGGGTGGCTGGTCAAGGAAAGCATTTGAGAACCTGGGGACTTTTGCGAAGCTCGCTATCCTGGGATTCTTCCACGTTGGCACAGAGTGGTGGGCGTTTGAGATTGTTGCCCTGGTCGCCGGACGACTAGGGACTATTCCACTCGCCGCACAGAGTGTGATCATGACGGCAGATGGCATTCTCAACACCATTCCCTTTGGCCTGGGAGTTGCAACCTCATCGCGGTTGGGCAATCAACTCGGTCTGCGCAATGCCAAAGGTGCCTCAGTGACTGCTCACTCCTCGGCAGTCTTGTCTATCATCTATGGCGCAGTGGTCTTGACAGTCCTTATGGCAACTCGCGACCACTTTGCGAAGATCTTTAACAACGATCCTCGTGTTGTTGATCTGGTGGCTGAGATCATGCCGTATGTGGCACTGTTCCAGATTGCGGATGGACTGAATGGAAGTTGTGGTGGAAGTCTTCGAGGCATGGGACGACAACATCTCGGTGCGGCAGTCAATATCGTAAGTTATTACTGCTTTGCTCTGCCCTTGGGCATTTATCTAGCGTTCCATGGTTGGGGACTTAAGGGTCTCTGGGTCGGGCAGTGTATTGCGCTTTACTGTGCTGGAAGCCTGGAATGGCTTCTGGTTGCGTTGACACAGTGGGACTCACAGGTTGAAATTGCTTTTAGCAGGATGGATCCCTCTCATTAG
- a CDS encoding putative agmatinase 1, with product MISTALAFLALSGLSAAHGDHGQLPMSGPHKGLWYNTLPGDGGTQADSVFSGISTFGRLPYFPCLSSEDETYDIAFLGAPFDTGTSYRPGARFGPSGIRQGSRRLNLYGGYNVPLEANPFVSDLKILDCGDVPVTSYDNAWAIQQIEEGHNSVLMRKPFTNANKPGLSRAGKTLPRVITLGGDHTITLPLLRSINKAYGPVTVIHFDSHLDTWKPKVFGGSPSQVAAINHGTYFYHAAMEGLLKNDTNIHAGIRTTLSGPSDYENDGYCGFEIVEAREIDTIGTDGIIKKIRDRVGTENPVYLSIDIDTLDPAFAPATGTPETGGWSTRELRTIIRGLDGLNFIGADIVEVAPAYDTNAELSTMAAADVLYEVLTIMVKKGPLSIGGREHEL from the exons aTGATTAGTACAGCCCTTGCATTCCTGGCGCTCTCGGGGCTTTCAGCTGCGCATGGCGATCATGGACAACTTCCAATGTCAGGCCCTCACAAGGGTCTTTGGTACAACACGCTGCCCGGAGATGGTGGCACACAG GCTGACTCGGTGTTCTCTGGTATCTCCACATTTGGCCGCCTTCCCTACTTCCCCTGTCTTTCGAGCGAAGACGAGACCTACGATATCGCCTTTTTAGGTGCTCCGTTCGACACAGGCACTTCATACAGACCCGGTGCTCGGTTTGGGCCGAGTGGTATTCGACAGGGGTCTCGGCGTCTTAACCTCTA CGGCGGTTACAACGTTCCTTTGGAAGCGAATCCATTTGTTAGCGACCTCAAGATTCTCGACTGTGGTGATGTTCCAGTGACCTC GTATGACAATGCGTGGGCAATTCAGCAAATTGAAGAGGGACACAACAGTGTTCTTATGCGAAAGCCGTTCACCAACGCGAATAAGCCGGGTCTATCCCGCGCCGGCAAGACTCTTCCTCGTGTCATCACCCTGGGAGGCGACCACACTATCACTTTGCCATTGCTGCGCAGCATCAACAAGGCCTATGGGCCTGTCACTGTCATTCATTTTGACAGTCACCT GGATACTTGGAAGCCAAAGGTCTTTGGCGGCTCACCGAGTCAAGTAGCTGCAATCAACCACGGAACTTACTTCTATCATGCTGCGATGGAAGGCCTCCTGAAGAATGACACCAACATCCACGCCGGCATCCGCACTACACTTTCGGGCCCATCAGACTATGAGAATGATGGATACTGTGGATTTGAGATCGTGGAAGCTCGGGAGATTGACACAATTGGTACGGATGGTatcatcaagaagatcagagaCCGCGTGGGCACGGAGAACCCGGTGTACCTGTCGATTGACATTGACACTCTTGATCCCGCTT TTGCTCCTGCTACCGGCACGCCCGAGACGGGCGGTTGGTCAACGCGTGAGCTGCGCACCATCATTCGTGGTCTGGACGGACTGAACTTTATCGGCGCGGATATCGTTGAGGTGGCTCCTGCTTATGATACCAACGCCGAGTTGTCTACAAT GGCTGCTGCCGACGTACTATATGAAGTCCTTACTATCATGGTGAAGAAGGGACCTCTTTCGATTGGAGGCCGCGAACATGAACTGTAA
- a CDS encoding Alpha-1,3/1,6-mannosyltransferase alg-2 translates to MPSTDPANVIIIHPDLGIGGAERLIIDVALALQNNGHRVTIYTSHCDKTHCFDEARDGTLNVQVRGNTIFPSNFLGRFHILMASLRQLHLTVSLLTELKSRSGAEAEEKDDIFIVDQLPACVPVLKSFAQPRKSRRQRILFYCHFPDQLLARRNEGGSLLRFAKLLYRYPFDWFEGWAMSASDRVVANSNFSRGVVHDVFGADKLGDIQVVYPCVDTNPDKSAPTKQEDDVLWAGKKLLLSINRFERKKDTGLAIQAYHGLSPEKRRGTRLVVAGGYDNRVQENVQYHQELDDLAKGLGLKTATAKTVVSALSIPDEIDVLFLLSVPTAFKNTLLAQSKLLLYTPMNEHFGIVPVEAMLAGLPVLASNTGGPLETVVEGETGWLRDVQAVEDWTAVMEKVLYHLSEEDLERMAIAGKARVHDHFSLTAMGGRLEEEISKMLSVDRRAFHGWQQASIALAVLVAISAVMLATLLSRL, encoded by the exons ATGCCAAGCACTGACCCAGCGAACGTCATTATAATTCATCCTGATCTTGGGATTGGCGGAGCTGAGCGGCTAATTATTGATGTTGCGCTGGCTCTTCAGAACAATGGCCATCGAGTCACAATATACACCTCACACTGCGACAAGACGCACTGCTTTGACGAAGCCCGCGATGGTACACTAAATGTACAAGTTCGTGGGAACACCATTTTCCCATCGAATTTCCTCGGAAGGTTCCATATTCTTATGGCATCACTGCGCCAACTGCATCTGACTGTGTCACTTCTGACGGAGCTGAAATCGCGATCTGGTGCTGAAGCGGAGGAAAAAGATGATATTTTCATTGTGGACCAGCTACCGGCATGTGTTCCCGTGCTGAAATCATTTGCGCAACCTCGCAAATCTCGGCGCCAGCGGATTTTATTCTACTGCCATTTCCCGGATCAACTGCTTGCCCGGCGAAATGAAGGCGGGTCTCTTTTACGCTTTGCGAAGCTGTTGTATCGATACCCATTTGACTGGTTTGAGGGATGGGCAATGAGTGCGTCTGATCGAGTGGTTGCGAATTCCAACTTCTCTCGCGGGGTCGTCCACGATGTGTTTGGGGCCGACAAGCTCGGTGACATCCAGGTTGTTTACCCGTGCGTTGATACCAATCCAGACAAGAGTGCGCCCACCaaacaagaagatgatgTGCTTTGGGCGGGAAAGAAGTTGTTACTCAGCATCAATCGCTTCGAGCGAAAGAAGGACACGGGATTAGCTATTCAAGCCTACCATGGCTTGAGTCctgagaaaagaagaggcaCGCGATTGGTCGTTGCTG GTGGCTACGACAATCGTGTTCAGGAAAATGTCCAGTATCACCAAGaactcgatgatctcgccaAAGGCCTCGGGCTGAAAACCGCTACGGCCAAGACGGTCGTCTCAGCCCTGTCCATTCCTGATGAGATCGATGTtctctttttgctttctgTCCCAACAGCTTTCAAAAACACATTACTGGCCCAGTCAAAGCTGCTTCTCTACACGCCAATGAATGAGCACTTTGGCATCGTACCCGTCGAGGCAATGCTTGCTGGTCTACCCGTTCTTGCGTCCAACACAGGTGGCCCGTTGGAGACAGTCGTCGAAGGTGAAACGGGCTGGCTTCGTGACGTCCAGGCGGTGGAAGATTGGACGGCGGTCATGGAAAAGGTTTTGTATCATTTGTCCGAGGAGGACCTTGAGCGAATGGCCATTGCGGGGAAGGCAAGAGTTCATGACCATTTTTCACTGACCGCAATGGGTGGTCGACTCGAAGAGGAAATATCCAAGATGTTGTCGGTAGACAGGCGTGCTTTCCATGGTTGGCAGCAAGCGTCAATTGCCCTTGCCGTTTTGGTTGCAATTTCCGCAGTCATGTTGGCGACGTTACTTTCGAGGCTCTAG
- a CDS encoding putative transporter mch1, producing the protein MPGTYGQPEQSIDKRDFDANRAPLLSTDPDDPSEEWMPKPGRSRPVSSYSRRSGESRRIAGSEDGLLSDVVEGIVERDREKMQREVIRVISFVWSVVTCLGAGSITAFSLYGHLFLTRLRYTQLQVNAVSIAAEVALYLLAPLFGYLCDRYSPSPLALASGILFGVGYLVAALVYRSGPPVDAGGSGWPFWMMIVAFIAIGMATSCMYLAAVSTCAKNYGRGKHKGVTLAVPIAAFGLSGMWQSQLATYVLCERSSDGTRGDVDVFRYFAFLSILLLVIGVVGMFALRIVDGDEEKYIDETVEELERSGLLEESEFFRPRNEIQAVLEYGTFGDNADDHSMTLSEEEREQHRLGKEREEEERRKKNWLLNYETRVFLQDPTMWWLAAGFFLVTGPGESYINNLGTIIPTLTPPSYEADASPPAGLPSTHVTTVALTSTIARLLTGSLSDFFAPSAVHLFPPLPENARLRPVPSNDKRPTISRMLFLLPSAFLLAIGYLILSTPIPLHQPPIFHLTTALVGFGYGSAFSLTPIIISVVWGVENFATNWGIVAMMPAPGAALWGIIYSAAYQRAVNGGAGLGSPEGECRGWGCYGPWSVGCTISVFVAILAWVVAWRGWKRKGVVV; encoded by the exons ATGCCCGGCACCTACGGCCAACCAGAACAGTCTATTGACAAGCGAGACTTTGACGCAAACCGAGCTCCTCTGCTGAGCACAGATCCGGACGACCCTAGTGAGGAGTGGATGCCTAAACCAGGCCGATCGCGACCTGTATCGAGTTATTCACGTCGCTCGGGGGAGAGTCGGCGCATAGCGGGGAGTGAGGATGGTCTTCTCAGCGATGTGGTGGAAGGCATTGTCGAGCGCGATCGGGAGAAAATGCAAAGGGAGGTGATTCGGGTCATAAGCTTTGTCTGGAGTGTTGTGACTTG TCTTGGAGCCGGTAGTATTACCGCCTTTTCGCTATATGGTCATCTGTTCCTCACCCGGCTTCGATATACTCAGCTTCAGGTGAACGCCGTGTCGATCGCGGCCGAGGTTGCCTTGTACCTACTTGCGCCCCTGTTTGGATACCTGTGTGATCGGTACAGCCCGTCGCCCTTGGCACTTGCCTCGGGCATTCTGTTTGGAGTGGGATACCTTGTTGCGGCTTTGGTGTATCGAAGCGGGCCTCCCGTAGACGCTGGTGGTTCGGGATGGCCCTTCTGGATGATGATTGTGGCCTTCATCGCTATTGGGATGGCCACTAGCTGCATGTATTTGGCTGCCGTCTCGACATGTGCCAAAAATTATGGCCGAGGCAAACACAAGGGTGTCACGCTGGCTGTCCCGATTGCCGCTTTTGGCCTCAGTGGGATGTGGCAGAGTCAGCTTGCAACGTATGTACTCTGCGAGCGAAGTTCCGATGGCACCCGCGGTGATGTGGATGTCTTCCGGTACTTTGCGTTCCTGTCGATCCTATTGCTGGTCATTGGAGTCGTCGGAATGTTTGCTCTGCGCATCgtcgatggtgatgaggagaagTACATCGACGAAACGGTTGAAGAACTGGAACGAAGTGGCTTGCTCGAGGAAAGCGAATTCTTCCGACCGCGAAATGAGATCCAAGCCGTTCTCGAGTACGGCACGTTTGGGGACAATGCGGATGATCACTCAATGACTCtttccgaggaagagcgcgAGCAGCACCGTCTTGGAAAGGAgcgagaagaggaggagcgCCGCAAGAAAAACTGGCTGCTCAACTATGAAACGCGAGTCTTTCTTCAGGATCCCACAATGTGGTGGCTCGCAGCGGGATTTTTCCTGGTGACGGGGCCTGGGGAATCATACATCAACAAC CTTGGTACAATCATACCGACTTTGACACCACCTTCTTACGAGGCAGACGCCTCGCCTCCCGCTGGTCTCCCATCGACTCATGTCACCACTGTGGCTTTGACTTCAACTATTGCCCGCCTCCTCACCGGCTCTCTTTCGGACTTTTTTGCGCCGTCTGCAgtccatctcttcccccctttACCCGAAAACGCTCGCCTTCGGCCAGTCCCATCCAACGACAAGCGTCCAACCATCTCCAGAATgctgtttcttcttccctctgCTTTTCTCCTGGCAATCGGCTACCTGATTCTCTCCACTCCAATTCCTTTGCACCAGCCCCCCATCTTTCATCTCACCACCGCTCTCGTTGGGTTCGGCTATGGTAGCGCCTTTTCTCTCACCCCCATTATCATCTCGGTGGTATGGGGGGTAGAGAATTTCGCCACGAATTGGGGCATCGTGGCCATGATGCCGGCTCCCGGGGCAGCACTGTGGGGTATCATTTACTCCGCTGCATACCAGCGTGCGGTCAATGGAGGTGCTGGACTGGGCTCTCCCGAGGGAGAGTGCCGTGGCTGGGGGTGCTATGGACCGTGGTCTGTTGGCTGCACAATCAGTGTCTTCGTAGCCATTCTGGCCTGGGTAGTGGCCTGGAGAGGATGGAAACGCAAGGGCGTTGTTGTCTGA